One window of Acidobacteriota bacterium genomic DNA carries:
- the rpiB gene encoding ribose 5-phosphate isomerase B: MRVVLGADHAGFELKQTLLAHVRSMGHEVIDAGTDGAEPVDYPDIAEAVGTAVVGGEAERGILICGSGVGAVVAVNKIPGIRAGVCHDCYSAHQGVEHDDMNVLVLGARIIASALAQDIVWLYLGAEFSREERHLRRVGKIRELENRFSRTPPG, from the coding sequence ATGCGAGTTGTGCTCGGGGCAGACCATGCCGGATTTGAGCTGAAACAGACCCTGCTGGCCCACGTCCGGTCGATGGGGCACGAGGTGATCGACGCCGGCACCGACGGCGCCGAGCCGGTGGATTACCCCGACATCGCCGAGGCGGTCGGAACGGCCGTCGTCGGGGGGGAGGCGGAACGCGGCATCCTGATCTGCGGCAGCGGGGTCGGCGCCGTGGTCGCCGTCAACAAGATCCCGGGGATCCGGGCCGGCGTCTGCCACGACTGCTACTCCGCCCACCAGGGGGTGGAGCACGACGACATGAACGTCCTGGTGCTGGGGGCCCGCATCATCGCCTCCGCCCTGGCCCAGGACATCGTCTGGCTCTACCTGGGCGCCGAATTCAGCCGCGAGGAACGGCACCTGCGCCGGGTCGGGAAGATCCGGGAGCTGGAGAACCGGTTCTCCCGCACCCCCCCGGGATAG
- a CDS encoding AsmA family protein: MAADTRRKSRSLKWALPAAALLVAIVAALPFLIDADRFRPQVESRLSEALGRRVRMGAIRLSLLSGRLAVEGLEIGEDPAFGTAPFVTARSLKIGVRMRPLLFSRQVRITGITLDRPEIRLIGRPDGSWNFSSLGAGEPTRTEETGEGAAPDVFIRRLRVSDGRVTVIEGEEKPSVYDSVNLAADNLSHAAAFPFTLTAALPGGGDVRLEGTAGPLGGEDTLQTPFAAELTARDFDLVASGFVREGSGISGLLDFSGTASSDGRMLESAGSATAERLQVAPGGRPAGSPVSLDYRLNYDLEVRRGAMEEVRIGLGTAAATLAGSFDARGETPDLNLRLDGAAMPVGELGEFLPAFGVTLPRGATLKGGTLDAKLTAEGPLDAPVIRGTAEMAGTRLEGFDLSGRLAVVARLAGLQPGEHTEIETLSTAFEMTPEGIRVERLLLVVPALGTLSGAGRISPEQALDFAMRAAIEPGGTLGAGLGRLVKGGKLDIPFFVRGNASDPAFVLDPRGARGLLDSVLGGGDGEAAGGDAGKGLEDTLRSIFK; the protein is encoded by the coding sequence ATGGCGGCAGACACCCGTAGAAAATCCCGCTCGCTGAAGTGGGCCCTCCCGGCCGCGGCCCTCCTCGTTGCCATCGTCGCGGCGCTTCCGTTTCTCATCGACGCCGACCGGTTCCGGCCCCAGGTCGAATCGAGGCTGTCGGAGGCGCTCGGCCGGCGGGTCCGGATGGGCGCCATCCGCCTTTCCCTGCTGTCGGGCAGGCTGGCGGTGGAGGGCCTCGAGATCGGGGAGGATCCCGCATTCGGCACGGCCCCCTTCGTGACCGCCCGTTCGCTCAAAATCGGCGTCCGGATGCGCCCCCTCCTCTTCTCCCGGCAGGTGCGGATCACGGGCATCACCCTGGACAGGCCGGAGATCCGCCTCATCGGCCGCCCCGACGGGAGCTGGAATTTCTCCAGCCTGGGCGCCGGAGAGCCCACGCGGACGGAGGAAACCGGGGAGGGCGCGGCGCCGGACGTTTTCATCCGGCGGCTCCGGGTCTCCGACGGCCGGGTCACCGTCATCGAGGGGGAGGAGAAGCCGTCGGTCTACGACTCCGTGAACCTCGCCGCCGACAACCTTTCCCATGCCGCCGCCTTCCCCTTCACCCTGACCGCCGCCCTCCCCGGAGGCGGCGACGTACGCCTGGAAGGGACGGCCGGACCGCTCGGCGGGGAGGACACCCTGCAGACGCCGTTCGCGGCAGAGCTGACCGCCCGGGATTTCGACCTGGTCGCATCGGGCTTCGTCCGCGAGGGTTCGGGGATTTCCGGGCTCCTCGATTTCAGCGGGACCGCCTCCTCGGACGGCCGCATGCTCGAAAGCGCGGGCAGCGCCACGGCCGAAAGGCTCCAGGTGGCCCCCGGAGGGAGGCCGGCCGGCAGCCCGGTCTCGCTCGATTACCGCCTCAATTACGACCTGGAGGTGCGCCGGGGGGCGATGGAGGAGGTGCGGATCGGCCTTGGCACCGCGGCAGCCACCCTGGCCGGGAGCTTTGACGCCAGGGGGGAGACGCCCGACCTCAACCTGAGACTGGACGGGGCCGCCATGCCGGTGGGAGAGCTCGGGGAGTTTCTCCCCGCCTTCGGCGTGACGCTCCCCAGGGGGGCGACCCTCAAAGGGGGCACCCTCGACGCGAAGCTGACGGCCGAAGGCCCGCTCGACGCCCCCGTCATCCGGGGAACGGCCGAAATGGCCGGGACCCGCCTGGAGGGATTCGATCTTTCGGGCAGGCTGGCGGTGGTCGCCCGCCTGGCGGGCCTCCAGCCCGGTGAGCATACCGAGATCGAGACTCTCTCCACCGCCTTCGAGATGACGCCCGAGGGGATCCGGGTCGAGCGGCTGCTGCTGGTGGTACCGGCGCTGGGAACCCTCTCGGGCGCCGGGAGGATCTCGCCCGAGCAGGCGCTCGACTTCGCCATGCGGGCGGCGATCGAACCGGGGGGGACGCTCGGCGCCGGCCTGGGCCGGCTGGTGAAGGGGGGAAAGCTCGACATCCCCTTTTTCGTCCGCGGGAACGCGTCCGACCCCGCCTTCGTCCTCGACCCCCGCGGGGCGCGCGGTCTCCTGGATAGCGTCCTGGGGGGCGGCGACGGGGAAGCTGCGGGGGGGGACGCGGGGAAGGGGCTGGAGGACACCCTCCGCAGCATATTCAAATAG
- the ettA gene encoding energy-dependent translational throttle protein EttA has protein sequence MAQQYVYVMKDLRKVYPPNREVLKNIWLSFLPGAKIGLIGSNGAGKSTLLKIMAGVVKDFLGEAWPAEGVRVGYLPQEPELDPAKTVLGNVEEGVRPVHDLLEAFDRINARFGEELSPEEMDRLMAEQGRVQDAIDACNGWEIDRTLEIAMDALRLPPGDADVTTLSGGERRRVALCRLLLERPDLLLLDEPTNHLDAESVAWLERFLKEYPGTVVAITHDRYFLDNVAGWILELDRGAGIPWEGNYTSWLDQKRARLEAEEKQESARRRTLQRELEWVHMSPRARQAKGKARLNAYEQLLAEEMAAEKRAQATDLHIPPGPRLGDLVVEAKGLRKGFGDRLLIDDLSFRLPPGGIVGVIGANGAGKTTLFRMITGEETPDAGELRIGESVRIAYVDQSRDALRGERQVWEEIGDGRDILTLGKREVPARSYAAAFNFKGSDQQKLVRDLSGGERNRVHLAKVLKSGGNLLLLDEPTNDLDVDTLRSLEDALLSFAGCAVVISHDRWFLDRIATHILAFEGDSGVVWFEGNYQDYEADRRRRLGAQADQPHRIRYKPLVRG, from the coding sequence GTGGCGCAACAGTACGTGTACGTGATGAAGGACCTGCGCAAGGTCTATCCCCCGAACCGCGAGGTTCTGAAGAACATCTGGCTGTCGTTCCTGCCCGGGGCCAAGATCGGGCTGATCGGCTCCAACGGCGCCGGCAAGAGCACCCTCCTGAAGATCATGGCCGGCGTGGTCAAGGACTTCCTCGGGGAGGCCTGGCCGGCCGAAGGGGTGCGGGTGGGGTACCTGCCGCAGGAACCGGAGCTCGACCCGGCCAAAACCGTCCTCGGCAACGTCGAGGAGGGGGTGCGCCCGGTGCACGATCTCCTCGAGGCGTTCGACCGCATCAACGCGCGCTTCGGCGAGGAGCTCTCCCCCGAGGAGATGGACAGGCTGATGGCCGAGCAGGGGCGGGTGCAGGACGCCATCGACGCCTGCAACGGCTGGGAGATCGACCGCACCCTCGAGATCGCCATGGACGCGCTGCGCCTCCCCCCGGGGGACGCCGACGTCACCACGCTTTCGGGTGGGGAGCGCCGCCGCGTGGCCCTCTGCCGGCTGCTGCTCGAGCGCCCCGACCTGCTCCTGCTCGACGAACCGACCAACCACCTCGACGCGGAATCGGTCGCCTGGCTCGAACGGTTCCTCAAGGAGTATCCCGGGACCGTGGTCGCCATCACGCACGACCGCTACTTCCTCGACAATGTGGCCGGGTGGATCCTGGAACTGGACCGGGGCGCGGGGATCCCCTGGGAGGGGAACTACACCTCCTGGCTCGACCAGAAGCGGGCGCGCCTCGAGGCGGAGGAAAAGCAGGAGTCGGCCCGCCGCCGCACCCTCCAGCGGGAGCTCGAGTGGGTCCACATGTCCCCGCGCGCCCGGCAGGCCAAGGGAAAGGCGCGCCTCAACGCCTACGAGCAGCTGCTGGCGGAGGAAATGGCCGCCGAGAAGAGGGCCCAGGCCACCGACCTCCACATCCCGCCGGGGCCGAGGCTGGGCGACCTGGTGGTCGAGGCCAAAGGCCTGCGCAAGGGCTTCGGGGACAGGCTCCTGATCGACGACCTCTCCTTCCGGCTCCCCCCCGGGGGGATCGTGGGCGTCATCGGCGCCAACGGCGCCGGCAAGACCACCCTTTTCCGCATGATCACCGGCGAGGAGACACCGGACGCGGGGGAGCTGCGGATCGGGGAATCGGTCCGGATCGCCTATGTCGACCAGAGCCGCGACGCGCTGCGGGGGGAGCGCCAGGTCTGGGAGGAGATCGGCGACGGCCGCGATATCCTCACGCTGGGCAAACGGGAGGTCCCCGCCCGCTCCTACGCCGCGGCCTTCAACTTCAAGGGGTCGGACCAGCAGAAACTGGTCCGGGACCTCTCCGGCGGGGAGCGCAACCGGGTCCACCTGGCGAAGGTCCTGAAAAGCGGCGGGAACCTCCTGCTCCTCGACGAGCCGACCAACGACCTGGACGTGGACACCCTCCGCTCGCTCGAGGACGCGCTCCTCTCCTTCGCCGGCTGCGCCGTCGTCATCAGCCACGACCGCTGGTTCCTGGACCGGATCGCCACCCACATCCTGGCCTTCGAGGGGGATTCCGGGGTGGTCTGGTTCGAGGGGAACTACCAGGACTACGAGGCGGACCGCCGGCGCCGCCTCGGGGCCCAGGCGGACCAGCCCCACCGCATCCGCTACAAGCCCCTGGTCAGGGGATGA
- the tkt gene encoding transketolase → MSPDMPAASSSSTLDRMCVNSIRALSIDAVQKANSGHPGLPLGAAPMAYVLWTRFLRHNPADPGWWDRDRFVLSAGHGSMLLYSLLHLTGYDLPLAEIENFRQWGSRTPGHPERGHAPGVEVTTGPLGQGLANGVGMAMAEAHLAARFNRPGHDIVDHHTWVLAGDGDLMEGVAAEAASLAGTLRLGKLVCLYDDNRVCLAGTTNLSFGEDRAARFEAYGWHTVRVEDGNDLEAISAALAAAKAETARPSLVLVRTEIGYGSPAKQGSFESHGSPLGAEEVKRTKRALGWPEEPPFYLPGEAVQFFRRSADAGREAEAGWRRRMAAYAAEFPAEAREFERAMRGERPAGWERSLPVFAADPKGMATRAASGKVINAIAPVLPALFGGSADLNPSTKTVIKDGGDFGAPGSRPDNLQGEVGGPWGYEGRNIHFGVREHAMGAAAVGMAAHGGVIPYTATFFVFSDYMRPPMRLAALMELGVVFVFTHDSVGVGEDGPTHQPVEHLAALRAIPGLCVIRPSDANETAEAWRVAVENRRRPVALVLTRQDTPVLDRALYAPASLLARGAYVLADAKGGRPELILIASGSEVGLVVEAQLRLEQKGIAVRAVSMPSWELFDAQPGEYREEVLPRAVRARLAVEAGISQGWHRYVGDAGDILALDRFGASAPGDTVFGKLGFTVDAVVERALRLVGK, encoded by the coding sequence ATGAGTCCTGACATGCCGGCGGCATCCTCATCCTCCACGCTGGACCGGATGTGCGTGAATTCCATCCGGGCCCTTTCGATCGACGCGGTCCAGAAGGCCAACAGCGGCCACCCGGGGCTGCCCCTCGGCGCCGCCCCGATGGCCTACGTCCTCTGGACCCGGTTCCTCAGGCACAACCCGGCCGACCCCGGGTGGTGGGACCGCGACCGCTTCGTGCTCAGCGCCGGGCACGGGTCGATGCTGCTCTACAGCCTGCTGCACCTGACCGGCTACGACCTCCCGCTCGCGGAGATCGAGAATTTCCGGCAGTGGGGGAGCCGGACCCCGGGTCATCCCGAGCGGGGCCACGCCCCGGGGGTGGAGGTGACGACCGGGCCCCTGGGACAGGGGCTGGCCAACGGGGTGGGGATGGCGATGGCGGAAGCCCACCTGGCGGCGCGCTTCAACCGCCCGGGGCACGATATCGTCGACCACCACACCTGGGTCCTGGCGGGGGACGGCGACCTCATGGAGGGGGTGGCGGCCGAGGCGGCCTCGCTCGCCGGCACCCTCCGGCTCGGCAAGCTCGTCTGCCTCTACGACGACAACCGCGTCTGCCTGGCGGGCACGACCAACCTTTCCTTCGGCGAGGACCGGGCCGCGCGCTTCGAAGCCTACGGCTGGCACACGGTGAGGGTCGAAGACGGGAACGACCTGGAGGCGATCTCCGCGGCGCTCGCGGCGGCGAAGGCCGAAACCGCGCGTCCCTCCCTGGTCCTGGTCCGGACGGAGATCGGGTACGGGTCCCCCGCCAAGCAGGGGTCCTTCGAGTCGCACGGTTCCCCCCTCGGGGCCGAGGAGGTGAAGCGGACCAAGCGGGCGCTCGGCTGGCCCGAGGAGCCCCCGTTTTACCTGCCCGGGGAGGCGGTCCAGTTTTTCCGCCGGTCGGCCGATGCGGGCCGGGAGGCCGAGGCCGGGTGGCGCCGGCGGATGGCGGCCTACGCGGCCGAATTCCCCGCGGAAGCGCGCGAGTTCGAGAGGGCGATGAGGGGCGAAAGGCCCGCCGGGTGGGAGCGGAGCCTCCCCGTCTTCGCCGCCGACCCGAAGGGGATGGCGACGCGGGCGGCTTCGGGCAAGGTGATCAACGCCATCGCCCCCGTGCTGCCGGCCCTCTTCGGGGGGTCGGCCGACCTGAACCCCTCGACGAAGACCGTCATCAAGGACGGGGGGGATTTCGGGGCCCCCGGCAGCCGGCCGGATAACCTCCAGGGGGAGGTGGGCGGCCCGTGGGGGTACGAGGGGCGCAACATCCACTTCGGCGTGCGCGAACACGCCATGGGAGCGGCGGCCGTCGGCATGGCGGCCCACGGGGGAGTGATCCCCTACACGGCCACCTTCTTCGTCTTTTCCGATTACATGCGCCCGCCGATGCGGCTGGCTGCCCTGATGGAACTGGGCGTCGTCTTCGTCTTCACCCACGACAGCGTCGGCGTCGGCGAGGACGGTCCTACCCACCAGCCGGTGGAGCACCTGGCCGCGCTGCGGGCCATCCCGGGCCTCTGCGTGATCCGCCCCTCGGACGCCAACGAGACGGCCGAAGCCTGGCGCGTGGCGGTGGAAAACCGCCGCCGCCCCGTCGCGCTGGTCCTCACCCGGCAGGACACGCCGGTCCTGGACCGCGCGCTCTACGCCCCGGCTTCGCTCCTGGCCCGGGGGGCGTACGTGCTGGCCGACGCGAAGGGGGGGCGCCCGGAGCTGATCCTGATCGCCAGCGGTTCGGAGGTGGGGCTGGTGGTGGAGGCGCAGCTGAGGCTCGAACAGAAGGGGATAGCGGTGCGCGCGGTGTCGATGCCGAGCTGGGAGCTGTTCGACGCCCAGCCCGGGGAGTACCGCGAGGAGGTGCTCCCCCGCGCGGTGCGCGCCCGACTCGCCGTGGAGGCCGGGATCTCCCAGGGGTGGCACAGGTACGTGGGGGACGCGGGGGACATCCTCGCCCTGGACCGCTTCGGGGCTTCCGCCCCCGGCGACACGGTGTTCGGGAAATTGGGCTTCACGGTGGACGCCGTCGTGGAGCGTGCCCTGCGGCTGGTCGGGAAATAG